From the Polynucleobacter sp. MWH-UH35A genome, one window contains:
- the eno gene encoding phosphopyruvate hydratase, with amino-acid sequence MSAIVDIIGREVLDSRGNPTVECDVLLESGVMGRAAVPSGASTGSREAIELRDGDKARYLGKGVLKAVQNINVEIAESILGLDASEQAFLDRTLIDLDGTHNKARLGANATLAVSMAVARAAAEEAGLPLYRYFGGSGGMQLPVPMMNIVNGGAHANNSLDIQEFMVMPVGAENFRDALRCGAEIFHELKKILGAQGMPTTVGDEGGFAPNFKSNHECLQTIMKAIEGAGYQAGEDVVLALDCAASEFYKDGRYHLSGEGLQLSSSEFADYLGNLADQFPIVSIEDGMHEGDWDGWADITKKLGKKIQLVGDDLFVTNTRILQEGIDKGIANSILIKINQIGTLTETFAAIEMAKRANYTAVISHRSGETEDSTIADIAVGTNAGQIKTGSLSRSDRIAKYNQLLRIEEDLGDVATYPGKSVFYNLKR; translated from the coding sequence ATGAGCGCCATTGTTGACATCATCGGTAGAGAAGTTCTGGATTCCCGCGGCAACCCAACAGTTGAGTGCGATGTATTGCTTGAGTCTGGGGTAATGGGTCGTGCAGCTGTGCCATCTGGCGCTTCTACAGGATCACGTGAGGCGATTGAGCTGCGCGATGGTGATAAGGCTCGCTATTTGGGCAAAGGTGTCCTTAAAGCAGTTCAAAACATCAATGTTGAAATAGCTGAGTCTATTTTAGGTTTGGATGCAAGCGAGCAAGCTTTTCTAGATCGCACACTCATTGACTTGGACGGTACCCACAACAAAGCGCGACTTGGTGCTAACGCTACTTTGGCCGTTTCCATGGCGGTTGCTAGGGCTGCTGCTGAAGAAGCTGGCTTACCTTTATATCGCTACTTTGGCGGATCTGGTGGTATGCAGTTGCCAGTGCCCATGATGAATATTGTTAATGGTGGTGCGCATGCTAATAACAGCTTGGATATCCAAGAGTTCATGGTGATGCCGGTAGGCGCTGAAAACTTCCGCGATGCGTTGCGTTGTGGCGCTGAAATTTTCCATGAATTGAAGAAAATTTTGGGGGCACAAGGTATGCCAACTACTGTTGGTGACGAGGGTGGATTTGCGCCAAATTTCAAGAGCAATCACGAATGCTTGCAAACCATTATGAAAGCCATCGAAGGTGCTGGCTATCAAGCCGGTGAAGACGTTGTTTTAGCCTTGGATTGTGCTGCTAGTGAATTCTACAAAGATGGTAGGTACCACCTGTCTGGTGAAGGACTGCAACTGAGCTCAAGCGAGTTTGCAGATTATCTTGGCAATTTAGCAGATCAATTTCCAATCGTTTCAATTGAAGATGGTATGCATGAGGGTGACTGGGATGGCTGGGCCGATATCACCAAGAAGCTTGGCAAGAAAATTCAATTAGTTGGTGATGATTTGTTCGTTACCAACACTCGGATTCTTCAAGAGGGTATTGATAAAGGCATTGCTAACTCCATTCTGATTAAGATCAATCAGATTGGTACCCTGACAGAAACCTTTGCAGCTATTGAGATGGCTAAGCGTGCAAATTACACCGCAGTGATTTCTCATCGTTCAGGCGAGACTGAGGACAGCACTATTGCAGATATTGCGGTTGGTACCAACGCAGGTCAAATTAAGACTGGCTCTTTATCTCGCTCGGATCGTATTGCTAAATACAATCAGCTCCTACGTATTGAAGAAGATTTGGGCGATGTTGCAACTTATCCTGGTAAGTCTGTTTTTTATAACCTCAAACGCTAA
- the ftsB gene encoding cell division protein FtsB, translated as MRIVIYSMLVLLIVIQYPLWLGKGGWLKVYEMERQVELQEAKNSLLALRNAKLAGDVKDLKEGTRAIEERARVEHGMIKEGEFFVQILPADKSSESQARKQ; from the coding sequence ATGCGGATCGTCATCTACTCTATGCTGGTATTACTCATTGTGATCCAGTACCCGCTTTGGCTGGGCAAAGGTGGATGGCTAAAGGTGTATGAGATGGAGCGTCAAGTAGAGCTTCAGGAGGCTAAAAATAGCCTTCTAGCTCTGCGCAATGCCAAGTTAGCCGGGGATGTGAAAGATTTAAAAGAGGGTACCCGCGCTATTGAAGAGCGTGCTCGTGTTGAGCATGGCATGATCAAAGAAGGCGAGTTTTTTGTGCAAATCTTGCCAGCAGACAAATCTAGCGAATCTCAAGCTAGAAAGCAATAA
- a CDS encoding Hsp33 family molecular chaperone HslO, whose protein sequence is MNELLVFVCDGAPVRGEIVSIGSAWQAVLERRNDPPAVRRILGDFVGAATLLSASLKFDGTLIIQAQSKGPIQVLVVECKSDLSMRATVKLSVESSAIQDNATLAELLDASGSGRLVITLDPSDREPGQAPYQGIVALQDHQGAVIKPVTSAAEAIALYMQNSEQLDTRIWLASSDTHVGGLLLQRLPNSGGHAHLDPQIADEGWSRIKTLGETITDEELLSLPPETILRRLFLEESAENGVRSFPARSIRFACRCSRAKVADILRMLGEEEVQSILAEQGAVETTCDFCAKPYRFDAIDCLQVFKTDLLSDATRPPSSGH, encoded by the coding sequence ATGAATGAATTGCTCGTCTTTGTGTGTGATGGTGCCCCAGTTAGGGGTGAAATTGTGTCGATTGGTAGCGCTTGGCAGGCAGTTTTAGAGCGCCGCAACGATCCACCTGCTGTGCGTCGCATTTTGGGCGACTTTGTAGGTGCAGCCACCCTCCTCAGCGCCAGCCTGAAGTTTGACGGCACTCTCATTATTCAGGCACAAAGCAAAGGCCCTATTCAGGTTCTCGTTGTGGAATGCAAGTCAGACTTATCAATGCGTGCGACCGTCAAGCTTTCGGTAGAGTCCTCGGCAATTCAGGACAATGCAACCTTAGCGGAATTATTGGATGCCTCTGGAAGCGGAAGATTAGTGATCACCCTTGACCCATCAGATCGCGAACCAGGGCAAGCGCCCTATCAAGGTATTGTCGCCCTTCAAGACCACCAGGGCGCAGTCATCAAACCCGTAACCAGTGCTGCCGAGGCTATTGCTTTATATATGCAAAATTCTGAGCAACTAGATACGCGCATTTGGCTGGCATCCAGCGATACCCATGTTGGCGGCCTTTTATTACAGCGTTTACCCAATTCTGGTGGTCATGCACATTTGGATCCACAAATTGCAGATGAAGGCTGGTCCCGAATCAAAACGCTTGGCGAGACAATTACTGATGAGGAATTACTTTCTCTTCCGCCGGAAACCATTTTAAGGCGTTTGTTTTTAGAAGAATCTGCTGAAAATGGTGTGCGAAGCTTCCCAGCAAGATCCATTCGATTTGCTTGTCGCTGCTCCAGAGCTAAGGTTGCTGATATTTTGCGAATGTTGGGCGAAGAAGAGGTTCAAAGCATACTTGCTGAACAGGGTGCTGTAGAGACCACATGCGATTTCTGTGCAAAACCCTATCGTTTTGATGCTATCGATTGCCTACAGGTATTCAAAACCGATTTATTAAGTGACGCTACAAGGCCACCATCTAGCGGTCACTAA
- the gltX gene encoding glutamate--tRNA ligase has product MAIMHIRTRFAPSPTGFIHLGNLRSALYPWAFARHNKGDFILRIEDTDLERSTQEAVDVIIEGMAWLGLDLDEGPIYQMQRIDRYREVVKQMLDAGLAYPCYMSEEELNQLRDQQMANKEKPRYNGLWRPEPGKTLPPIPEGVNPVIRFKNPIGGSVIWNDAVKGQIEISNDELDDLVIARPDGTPTYNFCVVIDDMDMKITHVIRGDDHVNNTPRQINIMKALGGTPPVYAHLPTVLNDSGEKMSKRNGAMSVRDYQKAGYLPEAILNYLARLGWSHGDAEVFTKEQFVNWFDLESLGRSPAQHNPEKLLWLNHQYIQNADPAILAVATKPFAHELGIDTESGPDFTQVVGLLKDRANTLIEIAEGAKLFYLPPPHFSSEQIKENIPEAVVPALRDLVEAIGLAEPTKEGYSAAFKQVLAKHQLKMPALAMPVRYALFATTQTPAIDSVLVVLGKEEAIERLSKVIL; this is encoded by the coding sequence ATGGCAATTATGCATATTCGTACACGATTCGCCCCTAGTCCCACGGGCTTTATTCATCTGGGAAATCTTCGTAGCGCACTCTATCCATGGGCCTTTGCGCGCCACAATAAAGGCGACTTTATTCTTCGCATTGAAGATACCGATCTAGAGCGCTCCACCCAAGAGGCAGTAGACGTCATTATCGAGGGTATGGCATGGCTTGGCCTAGACCTAGATGAGGGTCCGATCTATCAAATGCAAAGAATTGATCGCTACCGTGAGGTGGTAAAACAGATGCTGGATGCTGGCCTAGCTTACCCCTGTTATATGAGTGAGGAAGAGCTCAACCAGTTGCGCGATCAGCAAATGGCAAACAAAGAAAAGCCTCGCTATAACGGTTTATGGAGACCGGAACCTGGCAAGACGTTGCCGCCGATTCCTGAAGGGGTAAATCCAGTCATTCGCTTTAAGAATCCTATTGGTGGTTCAGTGATTTGGAATGATGCTGTAAAAGGTCAAATTGAAATTAGTAATGATGAGCTAGATGACCTAGTGATTGCTAGACCAGATGGCACGCCGACCTATAATTTTTGCGTGGTGATTGATGACATGGATATGAAAATCACCCATGTTATTCGGGGTGATGATCATGTTAATAACACGCCACGACAAATCAATATCATGAAGGCTTTGGGTGGCACGCCGCCTGTCTACGCCCATCTACCAACGGTTTTGAATGATTCCGGCGAGAAAATGAGCAAACGCAATGGCGCAATGAGCGTCAGAGATTATCAAAAAGCTGGCTATCTACCTGAAGCTATTCTGAATTACCTTGCTCGTTTAGGTTGGTCTCACGGCGATGCGGAAGTATTTACCAAGGAGCAATTTGTAAATTGGTTTGATCTGGAAAGTCTCGGACGTTCACCCGCACAACATAATCCTGAAAAGTTGCTTTGGCTTAATCATCAATATATTCAAAATGCAGATCCAGCAATATTAGCAGTAGCAACAAAGCCATTTGCTCATGAGCTGGGTATTGATACTGAATCAGGTCCGGACTTCACTCAAGTAGTTGGGCTTTTAAAAGATCGAGCAAATACTTTGATTGAAATTGCTGAAGGGGCTAAGCTCTTCTATTTACCGCCGCCTCATTTTAGTTCTGAGCAAATCAAGGAGAATATTCCTGAAGCGGTTGTCCCAGCTCTGAGAGATTTGGTTGAGGCAATTGGACTTGCTGAGCCAACAAAAGAAGGTTATAGCGCAGCATTTAAACAAGTTTTGGCTAAGCATCAGCTCAAAATGCCTGCATTAGCTATGCCTGTTAGATATGCCTTATTCGCCACCACACAAACCCCAGCTATAGATTCGGTGTTGGTTGTTTTAGGCAAAGAAGAGGCTATAGAAAGGCTCTCCAAGGTAATCCTGTAG